GATGATCTGCACTCGCACTTCGTGACCATCCCGCTCGATCTCAAATCGCCTGAAGCTATATCCGCCCTCGCCGGCACCATCACGATGACGCCCGGCACTGTGAGCGCAACGCTCAGCGCCGACGGACGTGCGCTGCTTGTCCACTGCCTTGAAACGGATGACCCCGAGAAGACCGTGGCCGAGATCAAGGCCCGCTACGAGACCAGACTGGAAAGGATCTTCGAGAGATGATCGAAACCGCCTGTGCCATCGCCTTCGTCGCCATCAGCGCGGCCATGCTGCTCTGCCTTTACCGCGTCCTCGTGGGGCCGGACATGCCCACGCGCATTCTCGCGCTCGACACGCTGACGATCAACGCGATCGGCCTTGTCGTGCTCGCCGGGATCTATTGGGGCACGGAACTCTATTTCGAGGTCGCCTTGCTGTTCGCGATGGTCGGCTTCCTGACGA
The nucleotide sequence above comes from Methyloceanibacter stevinii. Encoded proteins:
- a CDS encoding K+/H+ antiporter subunit F; amino-acid sequence: MIETACAIAFVAISAAMLLCLYRVLVGPDMPTRILALDTLTINAIGLVVLAGIYWGTELYFEVALLFAMVGFLTTVAYCKYILRGNVME